From the Solibacillus sp. FSL R5-0449 genome, one window contains:
- a CDS encoding 6-hydroxymethylpterin diphosphokinase MptE-like protein, which translates to MTLAIEKEVSKVGTETVKVNGFYLHSKYNPLREAEQIAKQEYKPHHLHIVFGYGLGYIVDALIKEFHFNEPILLIDPLMEHNYIDVFNPTYNRFYSAKANDIAKIVDMVDKLSSYSTNVHIITSINYDKLFPLELKNVLEIVKNNHYKQGSNIATAKHFAVAWQKNLLLNTNNILSDYTLGKLEKVYTAPVVIAAGGPSLTKQLSLLKEYRNKIILICAGSTINALIANNIMPDYIVSVDGGEPNARHFESLSFKKEVSLIYGPTNHYKVRESFEGKGYAFIPSVKPKYKDYFENRFSKKLPLIHGGGSVAHYALSIAKYITTGPIALIGQDLALTNDQSHATGVKCNKSAKDLPTSKKVLVEGYYGEMVTTTQTLKIMMNSFNEPPLLDTERKNVWNCTEGGAKIHSIDQLTFEEFLEKFTNEEAPKIVGEVLDQSTHIEEEFFNTEINNYNKILKLLKEGSQVINNSIGLKLTSNEVNKIGKIEKELNNLYKKYSLETLLEPIFDRCSHEYLPKVNETSVESNLRAKNYALDLYTSCYQQIEYFIEQLMSKENKTI; encoded by the coding sequence ATGACTTTGGCAATTGAGAAAGAAGTTTCGAAAGTTGGAACTGAAACTGTAAAAGTGAATGGATTTTACTTACATAGCAAATATAACCCTTTAAGAGAAGCAGAACAAATAGCAAAACAAGAATATAAACCACATCATTTACATATTGTTTTTGGTTATGGCTTAGGTTATATAGTGGATGCACTAATAAAAGAATTTCATTTTAATGAACCGATTTTATTAATCGATCCCTTAATGGAGCATAATTATATAGATGTTTTTAATCCTACTTATAATAGATTTTATTCAGCAAAAGCGAATGATATAGCAAAAATCGTTGATATGGTAGATAAATTATCTTCTTATTCGACAAATGTCCATATCATTACTTCGATAAATTACGATAAATTATTTCCTCTAGAATTAAAAAATGTGCTAGAAATTGTGAAAAATAACCATTATAAACAAGGTTCAAATATTGCCACAGCTAAACATTTCGCAGTAGCATGGCAAAAAAACTTGTTGCTTAATACTAATAATATTTTAAGCGATTATACTTTAGGAAAGTTAGAAAAAGTATATACAGCTCCAGTAGTAATTGCTGCAGGAGGCCCTTCTTTAACAAAGCAGTTAAGTTTATTAAAAGAATATCGAAATAAAATAATCTTAATTTGTGCGGGCTCGACAATTAATGCGTTAATAGCCAATAATATTATGCCTGATTATATCGTTTCCGTTGATGGTGGTGAACCGAATGCAAGACATTTTGAAAGCTTATCATTTAAAAAAGAAGTAAGTTTAATATATGGTCCAACAAATCATTATAAAGTAAGAGAATCTTTTGAAGGAAAGGGTTATGCTTTCATTCCTTCCGTAAAACCGAAGTATAAGGATTATTTCGAAAATCGTTTTTCTAAAAAGTTACCTTTAATACACGGTGGTGGTTCTGTTGCTCATTATGCTTTGTCAATTGCAAAATATATAACTACAGGCCCTATTGCTTTAATTGGGCAAGATTTAGCATTAACGAATGATCAATCCCATGCAACAGGAGTGAAATGCAATAAAAGTGCGAAGGATTTGCCTACAAGTAAAAAGGTTCTAGTAGAAGGGTATTATGGAGAAATGGTAACTACTACCCAAACTTTGAAAATCATGATGAACTCATTCAATGAGCCCCCTCTATTAGATACTGAAAGAAAAAATGTTTGGAATTGTACTGAAGGTGGAGCAAAAATTCATAGCATTGATCAATTAACTTTTGAAGAATTTTTAGAGAAATTTACGAATGAAGAGGCTCCTAAAATTGTTGGAGAAGTTCTAGATCAATCTACACATATAGAAGAAGAGTTTTTTAATACAGAAATTAATAATTATAATAAAATATTAAAATTATTAAAAGAAGGTAGTCAAGTAATCAATAATTCTATAGGATTAAAGCTAACAAGTAATGAGGTAAATAAAATTGGTAAAATAGAAAAAGAACTAAATAACCTATATAAGAAATATAGTTTAGAGACGTTACTTGAACCAATTTTTGATCGTTGTAGTCATGAATATTTACCAAAAGTCAATGAAACGAGCGTAGAGTCAAATCTTAGAGCCAAAAACTATGCACTAGATTTATATACATCTTGTTATCAACAAATTGAGTATTTTATAGAACAGCTCATGTCAAAGGAGAATAAAACAATATGA